The nucleotide window AAGGTACACCTATCCTGTTTAATGACGATGCAAACTCGCTTGGATTTGTCGTAATTATAAACAGTAAAGCGACAGGAATGACTGAAAAATATTTAACAAATATATTAAATTCATAAAACAGCTGCTCCTGCGTTATTACATAATTTCCAAAAATTTTAAAAATATCGTGCCTTGTTCCATAGATTTTTGTTCCTTCAAGTGGAGAAAATAAAAAAATCATAATTAAATTTAACATAAGAAAAATAGTAATCAGATAAAATACAATTTTTATTTCATTAAATTTTATTTTTGAAATTCTGAAAAGCACAAAACCTAAAAATGTCAAAGCCACAAGAAGTCTTGTATCATAAGTAAACATAATAGCCACCGTCCACAGTATAAAACAAATCAGTTTTGCCGCCCCATTCAGTCTATGAATCACAGAATCTTTTTCAATATATTCCAGTAAAAATGTACCTGCCATCTAATCACCCGCCTTTTTCTGCTCTTTTTCATAATGTACAAATGTTCTTATAAGCTCTTCGGAATTTATCCCAACCTTTTCCGCCACATAATGAAGTGAAGTTTCCTTCAAATTTGCCTGTTCCAATACATTCCTATCTGCCAAAATCTGTGCCGGATTTCCTGATTTTATAATTTTCCCGTCATTAAAAACGTATGCCTTGTCAGTATACTCTAACATCAAGTGCATATCGTGAGTTATAAACAGAATTGTAATCCCAAATTCATTTAGCTGCTTCAAAAATTCCATTATTTCCCTGTAATGAAACAAATCCTGCCCTGCTGTTGGCTCGTCCACTATTATCATTTCAGGCTGCAATACAAGCACGGAAGCTATTGTAACTCTTTTTTTCTGCCCATAGCTAAGTGCCTTTATAGGCCATTTCCTAAATGGCTTTAATTTACATATTTCCAAAATTTCAAAAACTCTTTTCTCTATTTCGTCTTCTGAAACTCCTCTAGTTTTAAGTCCTAACGCAACTTCATCAAAAACTGTAACTTTTGAGATCATTGCATTTGGATTTTGTAGCACAAAACCTATTTTTTCAGCCCTTTTAGTT belongs to Leptotrichia trevisanii DSM 22070 and includes:
- a CDS encoding energy-coupling factor transporter transmembrane component T family protein; this translates as MAGTFLLEYIEKDSVIHRLNGAAKLICFILWTVAIMFTYDTRLLVALTFLGFVLFRISKIKFNEIKIVFYLITIFLMLNLIMIFLFSPLEGTKIYGTRHDIFKIFGNYVITQEQLFYEFNIFVKYFSVIPVALLFIITTNPSEFASSLNRIGVPYKFSYAVSIALRYIPTVQEDFVTISKAQQAKGIDISKNEKLITRIKNISYTLMPLIFSSIEKIDIISNAMILRGFGKRKKRTWYQARKMKMPDVIAILVTAIFLIISIMLIKVNGGRFYNPFIN